One Pantoea trifolii DNA segment encodes these proteins:
- a CDS encoding GNAT family N-acetyltransferase — MTTDASINLKVRPITAADNALIAQVIRDVSAEFGLTADKGYTVSDPHLDRLFELYSAANSAYWIVEHDGVVVGGGGVAPLACSAPDICELQKMYFLPQVRGLGLARDLALRAMEFARQQGFQRCYLETTGSLTRAIKLYESLGFELIDSAMGCTGHVDCEVRMLKVL, encoded by the coding sequence CCACCGACGCCTCCATCAATTTAAAGGTGCGCCCCATTACCGCTGCCGATAACGCGCTGATCGCACAGGTGATCCGTGATGTGTCAGCTGAATTTGGCCTGACGGCGGACAAAGGCTACACCGTGTCCGATCCCCATCTCGATCGCCTGTTCGAACTCTACAGCGCAGCCAACAGCGCCTACTGGATTGTGGAACATGATGGTGTGGTGGTGGGCGGCGGCGGCGTTGCTCCGCTGGCCTGCAGCGCGCCGGATATCTGCGAGCTGCAGAAGATGTATTTCCTGCCGCAGGTGCGCGGCTTAGGGTTGGCGCGCGATCTGGCGCTGCGCGCCATGGAATTTGCCCGTCAGCAGGGTTTTCAGCGCTGCTATCTGGAAACCACCGGCAGTTTGACGCGTGCGATTAAGTTGTATGAGTCATTGGGGTTTGAGCTGATTGATAGCGCGATGGGTTGTACCGGGCATGTGGATTGTGAAGTGCGGATGCTGAAGGTGTTGTGA